Proteins encoded by one window of Castor canadensis chromosome 2, mCasCan1.hap1v2, whole genome shotgun sequence:
- the Igfbp3 gene encoding insulin-like growth factor-binding protein 3, producing the protein MRARLLGAEDLSLLAVCPDPAPSHRVLSPSDRVLLRSAGLQALAAGAMHRARPALWAAALTALALFRGPPVARAGAGAVGAGPMVRCEPCDARALAQCAPPPTAPACAELVREPGCGCCLTCALREGQPCGVYTERCGSGLSCQPQPNEARPLQALLDGRGFCVNASAASRLRAYLLPAPSAPGNTSESEEDRSTGSVENQAVPSTHRVTDSKFHPLHTKMDIIKKGHAKDSQRYKVDYESQSTDTQNFSSESKRETEYGPCRREMEDTLNHLKFLNVLSPRGVHIPNCDKKGFYKKKQCRPSKGRKRGFCWCVDKYGQPLPGYNTKGKDDVHCLSIQSQ; encoded by the exons ATGCGAGCGCGGCTGCTGGGCGCTGAGGACTTGTCGCTGTTGGCTGTCTGTCCCGATCCCGCACCCTCGCACCGCGTGCTGTCGCCCAGTGACCGCGTGCTCCTCCGGTCGGCCGGGCTGCAGGCCCTAGCGGCGGGCGCCATGCATCGGGCGCGCCCCGCGCTCTGGGCCGCCGCGCTCACCGCGCTGGCACTGTTCCGCGGGCCGCCGGTGGCGCGGGCTGGCGCGGGCGCGGTGGGCGCGGGCCCCATGGTGCGCTGCGAGCCGTGTGATGCGCGTGCGCTGGCCCAGTGCGCGCCTCCGCCCACCGCGCCCGCGTGCGCCGAGTTGGTGCGCGAGCCGGGCTGCGGCTGCTGCCTGACGTGCGCGCTGCGCGAGGGCCAGCCCTGCGGCGTCTACACCGAGCGCTGCGGCTCGGGCCTCAGTTGCCAACCGCAGCCCAACGAGGCGCGCCCACTTCAGGCGCTGCTGGATGGCCGCGGGTTTTGTGTCAACGCCAGCGCCGCCAGCCGCCTGCGCGCTTACCTGCTACCCGCACCGTCCGCTCCAG GAAATACCAGTGAGTCAGAGGAGGACCGCAGCACTGGGAGTGTGGAGAATCAGGCTGTCCCCAGTACACACCGGGTGACTGACTCCAAGTTCCATCCCCTCCATACAAAGATGGACATCATCAAGAAAGGCCACGCCAAGGACAGCCAGCGCTACAAAGTCGACTATGAGTCGCAGAGCACAGACACCCAGAACTTCTCCTCTGAGTCCAAGCGGGAGACAGAATAT GGGCCCTGCCGTCGGGAGATGGAGGACACACTGAATCACCTGAAATTCCTCAACGTCCTGAGTCCCAGGGGCGTCCACATCCCAAACTGCGACAAGAAGGGATTTTATAAAAAGAAGCAG TGCCGCCCTTCCAAAGGCAGAAAGCGGGGCTTCTGCTGGTGTGTGGACAAGTATGGACAGCCCCTCCCAGGCTACAACACCAAAGGGAAGGATGACGTGCATTGCCTCAGCATTCAGAGCCAATAG